One window from the genome of Streptococcus salivarius encodes:
- a CDS encoding DUF1294 domain-containing protein produces the protein MTLKLVLLSVLLVWNIVVLLVYGLDKHKAIRHKRRISEKALLLQTLIFGGIGAFLGGRLFRHKINKWYFKLCWLIGIVIDVFLLYLILTRLSD, from the coding sequence ATGACACTAAAACTAGTGTTACTAAGTGTTTTGTTGGTATGGAATATTGTCGTCTTATTGGTTTATGGCCTTGATAAACATAAGGCTATCCGACATAAGAGACGGATTTCTGAGAAGGCATTATTATTACAGACACTGATCTTTGGTGGTATTGGTGCCTTTCTAGGTGGGAGACTTTTTAGACATAAAATTAACAAATGGTACTTTAAGCTTTGCTGGCTTATAGGAATTGTTATAGATGTCTTTCTTTTATACCTTATTCTAACAAGACTTTCGGATTAG
- the leuC gene encoding 3-isopropylmalate dehydratase large subunit, which translates to MSGKSIFDKLWERHVVTGNEGEPQLMYVDQHYIHEVTSPQAFQGLRDAGRKVRRPDLTFGTTDHNVPTVDIFNIRDLISKNQIDTLAKNVEEFGIDAATHGTARQGIVHMVGPETGRSQPGKFVVCGDSHTATHGAFGAIAFGIGTSEVEHVFATQCLWQVKPKKMKVEFVGKPQPGVYSKDFILALIARYGVDAGVGYAVEYCGEAIDALSMDERMTICNMSIEFGAKMGLMNPDQKTYDYVEGRPCAPKGEKFEEAVADWKTLVSDPDAEYDKVITIDVSELAPMVTWGTNPEMGVEFDQPFPEIKDFNDERAYEYMDVKPGEYAKDIDLGYVFIGSCTNARLSDLELAAKFVKGKHISPTLTAIVVPGSRPVKKEAERLGLDKIFMDAGFEWRDPGCSMCLGMNPDHVPEGVHCASTSNRNFEGRQGYGARTHLCSPAMAAAAAIAGKFVDVRDMPEVQA; encoded by the coding sequence ATGAGCGGAAAATCAATTTTTGATAAACTTTGGGAACGCCACGTCGTTACTGGAAATGAGGGCGAACCACAATTGATGTATGTGGATCAGCATTATATTCACGAGGTTACAAGTCCACAGGCCTTTCAAGGACTTCGTGATGCTGGACGTAAAGTTCGTCGCCCAGATTTAACTTTTGGTACGACAGACCACAACGTTCCTACGGTTGATATTTTTAACATTCGTGACCTTATTTCTAAAAACCAAATTGATACTTTGGCGAAAAACGTTGAGGAATTTGGTATTGATGCGGCTACCCACGGTACTGCTCGTCAGGGGATTGTCCACATGGTTGGTCCTGAAACAGGTCGTAGTCAACCAGGAAAATTTGTCGTTTGTGGTGATAGTCATACGGCTACTCATGGTGCCTTTGGTGCTATTGCCTTTGGTATTGGTACATCTGAGGTAGAACATGTCTTTGCGACACAATGTTTGTGGCAAGTGAAACCGAAGAAAATGAAGGTTGAATTTGTTGGTAAACCACAGCCAGGTGTTTATTCAAAAGACTTTATTCTTGCACTCATTGCACGCTATGGCGTTGATGCTGGTGTAGGATACGCAGTTGAATATTGTGGTGAAGCTATCGATGCTCTTTCAATGGATGAACGCATGACCATCTGTAACATGTCTATTGAATTTGGTGCTAAGATGGGTCTTATGAATCCAGACCAAAAAACTTATGATTATGTTGAGGGGCGTCCATGCGCACCTAAGGGTGAGAAATTCGAAGAAGCAGTAGCCGACTGGAAAACTTTGGTTTCAGATCCAGATGCTGAATATGATAAAGTGATTACTATTGATGTTTCAGAATTGGCACCTATGGTTACATGGGGAACTAACCCTGAAATGGGTGTTGAGTTTGATCAACCATTCCCAGAAATCAAGGACTTTAATGATGAACGTGCCTACGAGTATATGGACGTTAAGCCTGGTGAATATGCTAAAGATATTGATCTTGGCTATGTCTTCATTGGTTCTTGTACTAACGCACGTCTTAGCGACCTTGAGTTAGCTGCTAAATTCGTTAAAGGAAAACATATCTCACCGACATTGACAGCTATTGTTGTTCCAGGTTCGCGTCCAGTTAAGAAAGAAGCTGAACGTCTTGGTTTGGATAAAATTTTCATGGATGCAGGATTTGAATGGCGCGATCCAGGTTGTTCAATGTGTCTTGGTATGAACCCAGACCATGTTCCAGAAGGTGTGCATTGTGCATCTACAAGTAACCGTAACTTCGAGGGACGTCAAGGATATGGTGCTCGTACTCA